The Narcine bancroftii isolate sNarBan1 chromosome 11, sNarBan1.hap1, whole genome shotgun sequence genome has a window encoding:
- the timm10 gene encoding mitochondrial import inner membrane translocase subunit Tim10 — MMADMYNRMTRSCHRKCVPPNYKDPDLSKGESVCLDRCVAKYLDVHERLGRKLTELSVQDEELLGRVQQRVGPSAP, encoded by the exons ATGATGGCCGACATGTACAACAG GATGACTCGCTCCTGCCACCGAAAGTGTGTGCCCCCCAACTACAAAGATCCGGACCTTTCCAAGGGCGAGTCAGTGTGCCTGGACCGTTGTGTGGCCAAATACCTTGACGTTCACGAGCGGCTGGGACGGAAGCTTACTGAGCTCTCAGTGCAGGATGAGGAGCTCCTGGGTAGGGTGCAGCAGCGTGTGGGACCCTCCGCTCCATGA